A stretch of the Lolium perenne isolate Kyuss_39 chromosome 3, Kyuss_2.0, whole genome shotgun sequence genome encodes the following:
- the LOC127339718 gene encoding uncharacterized protein, translating to MHKVSAKIHGKIRHRVAERTRRTVPAFGLFLDQALRCSRSWPHAHSSSHRPPPSLLPLDAHLRSSSARCIRLHPRPHHHSPPTSRQAPLTADLLLAEPSTRPLLRWTPAQAPRALSRPWRVHLSCPACKENKAALSQQRPPHRGTINRTKPKPYPYPLPPSLPRFFVLTGSMALSPSSSRRQDVPPRDSPPAGDSPPPTSQAGSSNGAKAEVPRKTKEGIDHLLTKLEKEGLEIDGKIARIIDDGLARIEAQAARENINEPKDKVLVMLLTITSVTVGFLLGMEWQERIILKELAKRRRA from the exons atgcataaagtTAGCGCAAAAATTCATGGAAAAATTAGACATAGAGTTGCTGAGAG aacacgaagaactgtGCCCGCTTTTGGGTTGTTCCTCGACCAGGCCCTGCGCTGCTCCCGCTCCTGGCCTCACGCGCACAGCAGCTCGCATCGCCCACCACCGTCGCTGCTGCCCCTCGACGCTCACCtgcgctcctcctccgcgcgcTGCATCCGGCTCCACCCCAGGCCGCACCACCACTCCCCGCCCACCTCGCGCCAAGCTCCGCTGACGGCTGACCTGCTCTTGGCCGAGCCCAGCACCAGGCCGCTCCTCCGCTGGACGCCGGCCCAAGCCCCGCGCGCGCTCAGCCGCCCTTGGCGGGTGCACCTGTCCTGTCCAGCGTGCAAAGAAAATAAGGCAGCGCTCTCGCAGCAAAGACCACCACATCGAGGAACAATCAACCGCACGAAACCGAAACCCTATCCCtaccccctccctccctccctcccgcgTTTCTTCGTGCTCACCGGTTCCATGGCGCTGTCTCCCTCCAGCAGTCGTCGGCAGGATGTGCCCCCCCGTGATTCGCCACCGGCGGGGGACTCTCCGCCTCCCACCTCTCAG GCTGGATCCAGCAATGGAGCAAAAGCTGAGGTTCCTAGGAAGACGAAGGAAGGAATTGATCATTTGTTGACAAAATTAGAAAAAGAAGGATTGGAGATAGATGGCAAGATAGCTAGAATTATTGATGATGGGTTAGCTAGAATTGAAGCTCAAGCCGCGAG AGAGAACATCAATGAACCAAAAGACAAGGTGCTGGTCATGCTGCTCACTATTACATCTGTTACTGTTGGTTTCCTCCTGGGTATGGAATGGCAAGAACGTATCATCCTTAAGGAACTTGCCAAGAGGAGACGTGCTTAG